The Phoenix dactylifera cultivar Barhee BC4 chromosome 12, palm_55x_up_171113_PBpolish2nd_filt_p, whole genome shotgun sequence genome has a window encoding:
- the LOC103715504 gene encoding uncharacterized protein LOC103715504, which produces MATKGENYSEDIEGGPRHLFSDDSDGSLCFSDAEDQSWHSPYGSNCVGLVYDEYRFSGASHLEIDGVQEPCRKSSSSECSVVVDLERGISEIKVNQDKVERDCRICHLSLESGAPESGIPIVLGCSCKDDLAAAHKQCAETWFKIKGNKTCEICGSTARNVVGTGETEFIEQWNEESNAAAPPASPSETQSFWQGRRFLNFLLACMVFAFVISWLFHFNAPG; this is translated from the exons aTGGCAACAAAGGGAGAGAATTACAGTGAAGATATAGAAGGAGGGCCACGCCACCTCTTTTCAGATGACAGTGACGGTAGCCTCTGCTTTTCTGATGCAGAGGACCAGTCCTGGCATTCACCATATGGTTCGAATTGTGTTGGTTTGGTATATGACGAGTATCGATTCTCGGGTGCTTCTCATTTGGAGATAGATGGAGTTCAAGAGCCATGCAGAAAATCTAGCTCCTCAGAGTGTTCAGTCGTGGTTGATTTGGAGAGAGGGATTTCAGAAATTAAAGTAAATCAAGATAAGGTTGAGAGGGATTGCAGGATCTGTCATCTCAGTTTGGAGAGTGGTGCCCCGGAGTCGGGCATCCCAATTGTATTGGGCTGTTCTTGCAAGGATGATTTAGCTGCTGCTCACAAGCAATGCGCCGAGACATGGtttaaaatcaaaggaaacaa AACCTGTGAGATTTGTGGCTCAACTGCACGGAATGTGGTTGGTACCGGCGAAACTGAGTTTATCGAGCAGTGGAATGAAGAAAGCAATGCTGCTGCACcacctgcatcaccatcggaAACCCAAAGCTTTTGGCAGGGGCGTCGGTTCCTCAACTTCTTGCTTGCATGCATGGTTTTTGCCTTTGTTATCTCCTGGCTTTTTCATTTTAATGCTCCTGGCTGA
- the LOC103715509 gene encoding transcription factor MYB1-like, which translates to MERDPETAADSDAHPPSSPPPSSSPPPPSPPPAPTAPVVESATKSRAADGGANDPGAAAAEGSACGGGGGGGAVPAEDRVKGPWSPEEDAILSNLVSKFGARNWSLIARGIPGRSGKSCRLRWCNQLDPYVKRKPFTEEEDRIIIAAHAIHGNKWASIARLLEGRTDNAIKNHWNSTLRRRCFQVEQYKAATCDALQDASAEKAKGSSEESPSIGDVNSFKSLEGRDVNSKENMSETSEDIGNVRDDTSEVKDPPYLCRPVARVSAFHPYNHVSGQSCGSLLSRPVQMHGLLPQAFQTGAGISKLLDGNCSEPQVPPRCGHGCCSIQNDGHPQNSLLGPEFVEFVGLPPISNQELFSVASELSSIAWLKSGLPIGSSCTYSGSPGQIAPPGGHVQ; encoded by the exons ATGGAGAGGGACCCAGAGACGGCGGCCGACTCCGATGCTCATCCTCCGTCTTCGCCTCCTCCGTCGTCATCTccgcctcctccctctcctcctcctgctcctactgCTCCTGTAGTGGAATCAGCTACTAAATCGCGGGCTGCAGACGGAGGAGCGAACGATCCCGGAGCAGCGGCGGCGGAAGGGTCGGCCTGTGGAGGTGGTGGAGGTGGGGGAGCGGTTCCGGCGGAGGACCGAGTGAAGGGGCCGTGGTCGCCGGAGGAGGACGCGATACTGAGCAATCTCGTGAGCAAGTTTGGGGCGAGGAACTGGAGCCTGATTGCACGGGGAATCCCCGGCCGCTCTGGAAAATCGTGCCGCCTCCGGTGGTGCAATCAACTCGACCCTTACGTCAAACGGAAGCCCTTCACTG AGGAAGAGGATCGTATCATAATTGCTGCCCATGCAATCCATGGTAACAAATGGGCATCGATTGCGAGGCTCTTGGAGGGAAGAACCGATAATGCGATAAAGAATCACTGGAATTCTACTCTCAGGCGTAGATGTTTTCAGGTTGAGCAGTACAAAGCAGCAACATGTGATGCTTTGCAAGATGCTAGTGCAGAGAAAGCCAAAGGATCTTCAGAAGAAAGTCCATCCATTGGGGATGTTAATTCCTTCAAGTCCTTGGAAGGAAGAGATGTTAACTCAAAAGAGAACATGTCTGAGACTTCTGAAGATATAGGCAATGTCAGAGATGACACTTCTGAAGTAAAAGACCCACCTTACCTGTGCCGACCAGTTGCAAGAGTAAGTGCCTTCCACCCATATAATCATGTGTCTGGTCAGTCATGTGGTTCTTTATTGTCAAGACCAGTTCAAATGCATGGATTGCTACCCCAAGCCTTTCAAACTGGAGCTGGAATCTCCAAATTGCTCGATGGTAATTGCAGTGAACCTCAGGTGCCACCGCGATGTGGCCATGGCTGTTGTAGCATTCAGAATGATGGCCATCCTCAAAACTCATTGTTGGGCCCTGAGTTTGTTGAATTTGTGGGGCTTCCCCCCATTTCAAATCAAGAACTGTTTTCAGTAGCCTCGGAGTTGAGCAGTATTGCGTGGCTTAAAAGTGGCTTGCCGATTGGTAGCAGCTGTACGTATAGTGGCTCACCTGGTCAGATAGCTCCACCAGGGGGACATGTACAATGA
- the LOC103715505 gene encoding laccase-7-like: protein MARSMLILAIALAFIGSMADAAVVEHTFHVGNLTVRRLCRSKVITAVNGRFPGPTLDVHEGDTLVVNVINDSPYDMTIHWHGIFQILSAWADGPNMITQCPIRPGRSYTYKFTITGQEGTLWWHAHASVLRATVYGALVIRPRQGTKAYPFPQPDEEVPILLGEWWNANVVDVANQAFLTGGTPNISDAYTINGKTGDLYPCSKKHTYKLQVEKGKTYLLRIINAALDNQLFFKIAEHGFTVVAVDAGYTKPYKTDVIAIAPGQTVDALMVADAPPAGYYMAALPYISTANPPPPRPAFDNTTTTGIVQYKSASPSLPPVMPAMPSFFDNDAAFRFYSHLTALCRSGDRIVPHHVDERMLVTVGLGLVACRPTQLLCNQSQGALAASMNNVSFQFPTTMSLLEAHFKGAEGIYTADFPDRPPVFFDFTNASVNVVPALQPLSFASQATKVKKLKYNTVVEMVLQGTAILGIESHPMHLHGFDFFVVAQGFGNYDRAAAEKSYNLVDPQVRNTISVPTGGWAVIRFIANNPGVWIMHCHLDAHLSFGLAMAFEVENGPTPESTLPPPPPDFPTC, encoded by the exons ATGGCCCGGTCAATGCTCATATTGGCGATTGCTCTAGCCTTCATTGGATCCATGGCAGATGCTGCAGTTGTCGAGCACACATTCCAT GTGGGAAACCTGACGGTAAGACGGCTGTGCCGGAGCAAAGTGATAACTGCCGTGAATGGCCGTTTTCCTGGACCGACATTAGACGTCCACGAGGGTGATACCTTAGTCGTTAATGTCATCAATGACTCACCTTACGACATGACCATCCATTG GCATGGCATTTTTCAGATACTAAGTGCTTGGGCCGACGGGCCAAACATGATAACCCAATGCCCGATACGACCCGGGAGGAGCTACACCTACAAATTCACCATCACCGGCCAAGAGGGCACCTTATGGTGGCATGCCCACGCCTCGGTCCTCCGAGCAACAGTCTACGGTGCTCTTGTCATCAGACCCAGACAAGGCACCAAAGCCTACCCTTTCCCCCAACCCGACGAGGAAGTCCCCATTCTACTCG GTGAGTGGTGGAATGCCAACGTAGTCGACGTGGCGAATCAAGCCTTTCTTACCGGCGGCACGCCCAATATTTCCGATGCATACACCATCAATGGAAAAACCGGAGACCTTTACCCATGTTCCAAGAAAC ACACCTACAAGCTTCAAGTGGAGAAGGGCAAGACCTACTTGCTACGAATCATCAACGCTGCACTCGATAATCAGCTGTTCTTCAAGATCGCCGAGCACGGCTTCACCGTGGTAGCCGTGGATGCAGGCTACACCAAACCCTACAAGACTGATGTGATCGCCATCGCCCCGGGCCAGACCGTGGATGCCCTCATGGTCGCCGATGCACCCCCGGCAGGCTACTACATGGCCGCCCTCCCCTACATCAGCACGGCCAACCCACCTCCCCCACGGCCAGCCTTCGACAACACAACCACCACGGGCATCGTCCAGTACAAATCCGCCTCCCCATCTTTGCCTCCCGTGATGCCGGCCATGCCCTCCTTCTTCGACAACGATGCGGCCTTCCGCTTCTACTCCCACCTAACCGCTCTCTGCAGGTCTGGCGACCGCATCGTCCCTCACCACGTCGACGAGCGCATGCTCGTCACGGTTGGGCTGGGCCTCGTTGCCTGCCGGCCGACTCAATTGCTGTGCAATCAGAGTCAGGGAGCACTCGCCGCCAGCATGAACAACGTGTCCTTCCAGTTCCCCACCACCATGTCGCTGTTGGAGGCGCATTTTAAGGGCGCCGAGGGGATTTACACGGCGGACTTCCCCGACAGGCCGCCGGTGTTCTTCGATTTCACGAACGCCTCCGTGAACGTAGTCCCGGCGCTGCAACCCTTGTCGTTCGCGTCCCAGGCTACCAAGGTCAAGAAGCTCAAGTACAACACCGTGGTGGAGATGGTGCTGCAGGGCACGGCGATACTGGGGATCGAGAGCCATCCGATGCACCTTCATGGCTTCGACTTCTTCGTGGTGGCGCAAGGGTTCGGAAACTACGACCGAGCCGCCGCGGAGAAGAGCTACAACCTGGTGGACCCGCAGGTGAGGAACACCATCAGCGTTCCCACCGGCGGTTGGGCCGTCATCCGATTCATTGCCAACAATCCAG GTGTATGGATCATGCACTGCCACTTGGATGCCCACCTGTCGTTCGGGTTGGCGATGGCTTTCGAGGTGGAGAATGGACCCACCCCGGAATCCACCCTCCCGCCGCCGCCCCCAGATTTTCCCACTTGTTAG